A DNA window from Anastrepha obliqua isolate idAnaObli1 chromosome 5, idAnaObli1_1.0, whole genome shotgun sequence contains the following coding sequences:
- the LOC129247029 gene encoding cytochrome b5-related protein: protein MAKCDVTDMKQEDWKVSNILRKYPTYRDLLVKTCEGWIAAKQQEDEAEGLWRIKDELYDLTDFIPRHPGGTFWIKWTKGTDITEAFESHHISTKPEEMLHKFHVRAAAKPRNYKFTLHENGFYRVLKSRVRDKLKEVDYSPARRTDLMHFGLLLSTFAFSFACAYTGYIIFELFAALSLTWLTVATHNYLHQKDNWQMYTFNFSLMNFCNWRVMHVMSHHVYTNSLHDLEMSLFEPYLCWWPNSRKHTKWIRLFSFTIQPIVYALIFPYQIIMRITVSLLQKNILFWHDIIGFTLPLFMLLVAQVPILTVLRQWVVIVGLASFIFGIIGLNAAHHDPKIFHDGDATREDRDWGLYQLDTVMDRSDIKGSQFLVLTHFGEHFLHHLFPTLDHGILPQLYPTLYETMDEYKAQLRECSHLQHIIGQSKQLLRTKPNPIPPGEVNKTKRG from the exons CTGGATTGCCGCCAAACAACAAGAGGATGAAGCTGAAGGCCTCTGGCGCATTAAGGATGAGCTCTATGATCTAACGGATTTTATACCTCGTCATCCGGGCGGAACTTTCTGGATAAAATGGACAAAGGGCACTGACATTACCGAAGCATTCGAATCGCATCACATTTCAACGAAACCAGAAGAGATGTTGCACAAATTTCATGTACGCGCTGCAGCCAAGCCACGCAATTACAAATTCACGCTGCACGAAAACGGCTTCTACAGGGTGCTCAAGTCACGTGTGCGTGACAAATTGAAAGAAGTGGATTACAGTCCAGCTCGGCGCACAGAT CTCATGCACTTCGGTCTCTTGCTTTCTACTTTCGCATTCAGCTTCGCTTGCGCCTACACCGGCTACATAATATTCGAACTCTTCGCCGCTCTATCGCTTACATGGCTCACCGTTGCTACGCATAACTACTTGCATCAAAAGGACAATTGGCAGAtgtacacttttaatttttcactcatGAACTTTTGCAATTGGCGCGTTATGCATGTCATGTCTCATCATGTTTACACGAACTCGTTGCACGATCTCGAGATGTCACTCTTTGAGCCGTATCTTTGTTGGTGGCCAAATTCTCGCAAACACACAAAATGGATTCGTCTTTTCTCTTTCACCATACAACCAATCGTTTACGCGCTCATATTCCCGTATCAGATTATAATGAG aattaCGGTTTCTCTTCTACAAaagaacattttattttggcacGACATCATCGGCTTTACACTTCCGCTCTTCATGCTACTTGTAGCACAAGTACCCATACTAACAGTGCTTCGGCAATGGGTGGTTATCGTTGGTTTGGCGAGCTTTATTTTTGGTATTATCGGATTGAATGCAGCTCATCATGATCCGAAAATTTTCCATGACGGTGATGCCACTCGTGAAGATCGGGATTGGGGACTCTATCAATTGGACACGGTTATGGATCGTAGCGACATCAAAGGCTCGCAGTTTTTGGTATTGACACATTTCGGTGAACATTTCTTGCATCATCTCTTCCCCACATTGGATCATGGCATTTTGCCACAACTATATCCGACACTTTACGAAACAATGGACGAGTATAAGGCACAATTGCGTGAATGTAGTCACTTGCAGCATATAATTGGGCAGAGTAAACAGTTACTGCGTACAAAACCAAACCCGATACCGCCGGGTGAGGTCAATAAAACTAAacgaggttaa